The genomic stretch GCGCGCTCGAGATCGCCGAGCGGGTGGGCGCGAAGTGGTCGACCGTCGTACCGGGCACGATCGATCCGACGCTTTTGCCCGAGTATCAGACGGCGAACGCAGTCGAGATGCTGAAGTTCTGCGCGGAAATCTGCGAACCCGCTGGCCACGTGCTGGTGCTCGAGCCGCTCAACTACATCAACCATCCCGGCTGCTTCTTGCAGCGCATCGCGCACGCGCACCAGATTTGTCGGATGGTGGGCAGCCCGTCGGTGAAGATCCTCGACGATCTCTATCATCAGCAGATCACCGAAGGTAATCTCATCACCAACATGATCGATGCGTGGGACGAGATCGCCTACATCCAAGTGGGAGACGTGCCCGGTCGGAAGGAGCCGACGTCGGGAGAAATCAACTACAAGCACATCTTCCAGTGGTTGAAGGACCGTGGCTACGACGGCGTCATCGGGATGGAGCACGGGATCAGCCGCGACGGTCTCGAAGGAGAGAAGGCCCTCATCGCCGCTTACCGTTCGGTCGACGTGAAGGCGTGATCCGTCGGACTTCGCGCCAGTCGCCTGCTGCTCACGTCCGATTCGCGAACGTCTCGGCGTAATTCTCCAGGCTGCTCTGGAGGAAACAGCCTAAAGTCGCGAGAATTCGATGCCGATGAAGCGGCATCCAACGGACGCTTTGTCTCTCCCTTCCGGAGTGTTCGATGGCGCCGGACCGAGCCCGTGTCCGGACAACGCTGTCCCGCCATGCTCGGAAGAATATCCATCACGTCCAAACTGGTTCTCATTTGCGCGGCCTTTTCGCTCCCGATCGGGGTGTTGCTGTGGCTCGCGATCTCGAATCTCAACGGCTACATCGCCTTCGCGAGGCAAGAGGCGAAGGGGGCCGCGGTGCTGCGTCCGGCTTCGGAGGTGCTCGTCGAGGTATGTCTCCACGAGCTGTCGCGCAGGGGAGGAGGTCGGGAAGGAGCGACGGCGGAGGCTCTCGGACGAGTGGAGGGCGCGCTTGCTCGGCTCCGCAGCGCTCTGGATGTTCACGGTCCGGCCTTGGACTTCGCAGCCGCTGGGGCGGCCCCGGACGACCGCACCGGAGCGACTCTCGAAGACTTCGAAGCGAATTGGCGCGAGGCCGTCGCGGCACCGTGGCCCGAGGCGCGTCGTGCGTATGCGGATACGCGCGCGGTGCTGCGCGAGATGATCACGCACCTCGGCGACACGTCGAAGCTCATTCTCGATCCGGATCTCGACAGTTACTACGTCATGGACTTGGTGCTCTTGGCCGTCCCGGAAGCAATCGACCGTGTCGCGCGGACTGCGGCGCTCGCGGGAAGTCGCACAGCGGATACCGAACGAGAGTTCATCGTCCTTTCCACCTTCGTGTCGGACCTCGATCCGACGCGGATCGCGACCAGCCTACGGACGGCGTTGGCGGAGGACGACGCCTCGTACGGCCATCTCGCGTCCATGCACGCATCGCTGCCCCCTTTGGAGGCGCGGTATCGGGAAAGTCTCGCCGGTTTGGTGGCAGTGCTCGGCGGGGGCGACGGCGCGGTGATCGCGCAGCGCTCGGCCGACGTGCAAGAGGCTCTCGTGAACTTCGCGCACGGGGGACTGGATGCACTGGAAGCGTTGCTGGAGACTCGCATCGATCACTACGAGCGGACGCGGCGCACACAGGCGATCGTCGCGGCGGGAGCGCTGTTGGTCGCGTTGGGCTTGGCCCGTGAGATCGCGCGCGACATCGTGAAGCGGCTTTCGCAGGCTCTGGACTCCGTCGTGCGGGTGAGCCGCGGGGATCTCACGGGTAGGGTATCGGGGACGGCGACGGACGAGATCGGGCGAATCAGCCGGGCGATCGACGAGATGTCCGGAGGGCTCGAGTCGAGCATGACGCGGGTGCGGGACGACGCAGGAAGCCTCTCCGCGCTCGCTCAACAGTTGGCGGCCGTGGGCACGCAAGTACGGGCCGATTCGCACGCCACCGCCGACGAGGCGCAAGCGGTGGCGGCGGCGGCGGAGCAGGTCAGCCGGAGCATCGTGGCGGTAGCGGCCGCCGGCGAACAGATGACGGCTTCGATCAAGGAGATCGCACGCCAAGCGACGGGCGTCACCGACATGTCGATCGAGGCCGAGAGTCTGGCGAAACGTGCGGACGGGATGATCGGTCGTCTGGACAAGTTCAGCCATGAAATCGCGACCGTGACCGACGTGATCGGAGGCATCGCTTCGCAGACCAACCTGCTCGCCCTGAATGCGACGATCGAGGCGTCGCGGGCGGGAGATGCGGGTCGCGGGTTCGCGGTGGTGGCGGACGAGGTCAAGAAGCTCGCGGGCGAGACCGGACGATTTGCGTCCGAGATCCGGGGAAAGATCGACGCGATCCGAGATTCGACGAGCGAGACGGTCGAGGCGGTGCAGCGCATCGCGACGTGTGTCGTCGACATCCGCTCGGCGCAGACGGTGATCGCGAGTTCGGTCGAGGAACAGTCGGTCACGACGGAAGAGACCTCGAGCAAGACTCAGGAGGTGGCGCGGGGAGGTTCGGAGATCGCGCGCGAGATCCATTCGGTGTCGGATGCGGCGCGGCGATCTTCCGACGCGGCGACCCAAGCCCTGGAGGCGGCGGAGCAGATCGCGAGCGTGTCGCGCGCCATGCACGAGCTCGTATCCGGTTTCAGGGTACGGGAGGCGGGTGGTGAGCCGGCGGCGACGGCGAGTCCGCCCCCGCCCGGGCGGAAGCGGCGTGGAGCACGCTCAATGGGCGGCGTGCCCGTCGGCCAGCACACCGGCTAGGGCGGTGCCGAGAGAGGCGTGCGTGAGCGGTTTTTCGAGCAAAGGTCCGACTCGCAGCTCGGCAGCGCGGGAGAGATCGCGTTCGCCGAAGAAGCCGCTCGCGATCAGGACGGGTTTGCCGGGATCGATCGCACGGACGCCCGCCGCGAGTTCGAGGCCGCTCGCGCGGGGCATGGTGAGATCGGTGACGACAGCCGCGAAGCGTGTGGGGTCTTGCTCGAGCGCTTCGAGGGCGCTTCGCGGATCGGTGAAGGTGCACGCGGTGTAGCCGAGTTTGCG from Opitutales bacterium ASA1 encodes the following:
- a CDS encoding methyl-accepting chemotaxis protein; translated protein: MLLWLAISNLNGYIAFARQEAKGAAVLRPASEVLVEVCLHELSRRGGGREGATAEALGRVEGALARLRSALDVHGPALDFAAAGAAPDDRTGATLEDFEANWREAVAAPWPEARRAYADTRAVLREMITHLGDTSKLILDPDLDSYYVMDLVLLAVPEAIDRVARTAALAGSRTADTEREFIVLSTFVSDLDPTRIATSLRTALAEDDASYGHLASMHASLPPLEARYRESLAGLVAVLGGGDGAVIAQRSADVQEALVNFAHGGLDALEALLETRIDHYERTRRTQAIVAAGALLVALGLAREIARDIVKRLSQALDSVVRVSRGDLTGRVSGTATDEIGRISRAIDEMSGGLESSMTRVRDDAGSLSALAQQLAAVGTQVRADSHATADEAQAVAAAAEQVSRSIVAVAAAGEQMTASIKEIARQATGVTDMSIEAESLAKRADGMIGRLDKFSHEIATVTDVIGGIASQTNLLALNATIEASRAGDAGRGFAVVADEVKKLAGETGRFASEIRGKIDAIRDSTSETVEAVQRIATCVVDIRSAQTVIASSVEEQSVTTEETSSKTQEVARGGSEIAREIHSVSDAARRSSDAATQALEAAEQIASVSRAMHELVSGFRVREAGGEPAATASPPPPGRKRRGARSMGGVPVGQHTG